The genomic segment ATTTGGATGTGGAGTCTTTACGCAATTACCCTTCCATTTTGTTTGGGTTGGAGACGGCTGTACGGCATTTCCGGATTGGAAGCTGGGCGCTCTATGATACGGCTTTTTCGCGCGGAAAGGCAGGGGTTCCGATAAACGGGCTTATCTGGATGGGAGACTTTGACAGGATGCTTACCCGGATAGAAGAAAAAATGGCAGCCGGTTTTCGTTGCATCAAACTGAAAATAGGCGCTATCAACTTTGATGAAGAGCTGGCTTTGCTTCGCCATATACGTGCGCATTTTTCTTCTAAGGAAATAGAGTTGCGTGTGGATGCCAACGGCGCTTTCTCTCCGGTTGATGTGATGGAGAAACTGAAACGTTTGTCCGAGTTGGATTTGCACTCTATTGAGCAGCCTATACGTGCAGGACAGTGGGAAGAAATGGCGCGCCTTGCTTCCGACTCTCCGTTGCCGATAGCTTTGGACGAAGAGCTGATAGGTTGCAATACTCCGGAAGGAAAGCGGAAATTGCTTTCGGCGGTCAATCCGCAGTATATTGTTCTCAAGCCCTCTCTTCATGGAGGAATATGCGGGGGGAATGAGTGGATTGCCGAAGCGGAAAAACGGCATATCGGCTGGTGGATTACTTCCGCTTTGGAATCTAATATCGGTTTGAATGCAATTGCCCAATGGTGTGCTACATTCGACAATCCGCTGCCTCAGGGACTGGGAACCGGGCAGCTTTTCACAGACAATGTGGAGATGCCTCTTGAGGTGAGAAAAGATTGTTTATGGTTCTGTAATGATGATATTTAAAGTATTCAATGATATTTGACCGACAACAACAACGCCTGCTGTTAGAGGGAAAAGAGTATGCTCCCGAAGATATATCCCGGCTTGTGGCGGAAGGGGCGGGTAATTGCCCGCCTGCCTTGTGGGATTTGTATCTTTTCCTGAATGAGTGGTTTGATGCTTCTCCGATTATTACCGTACATACTTCGGGTTCCACAGGCGTCCCGAAAGAGTTGGTTGTGCGCAAGGACCGGATGATGCAAAGCGCACGCCTCACTTGTGAATTTTTGAATCTGCAAGCGGGGGATACTGCTTTGTTGTGTATGAATCTCCGTTATATTGGGGCAATGATGATGGTGGTGCGCTCTTTGGTGGCAGGACTGAATCTGGTTGTGCGTCCTGCTTCCGGTCATCCTCTTTCC from the Bacteroides eggerthii genome contains:
- a CDS encoding o-succinylbenzoate synthase, translated to MNCEIDIIPRLLHFKQPAGTSRGVYTTRKVWYLHLTSPDYPGRTGIGECAPLPALSCDDLPDYEDILVKACRRLEDCGGDLDVESLRNYPSILFGLETAVRHFRIGSWALYDTAFSRGKAGVPINGLIWMGDFDRMLTRIEEKMAAGFRCIKLKIGAINFDEELALLRHIRAHFSSKEIELRVDANGAFSPVDVMEKLKRLSELDLHSIEQPIRAGQWEEMARLASDSPLPIALDEELIGCNTPEGKRKLLSAVNPQYIVLKPSLHGGICGGNEWIAEAEKRHIGWWITSALESNIGLNAIAQWCATFDNPLPQGLGTGQLFTDNVEMPLEVRKDCLWFCNDDI